The nucleotide window AAAGGAAACtgagttaaataaatttgattagagcagtcaccaaataaaatattaatttaaggcCTGTATGGATCATTTAATggcttaatttgaaattaaaatttaaaaaatatggaatagaTTTCTTTGTATTTCATGACAGATTCTTTTGTGGTATCAGTGCTTATTCACTTATTAAACTTGGAATTAGAGTACGTTTCATATTATGCACACCATTATGAGCAATTTACACTTACATATTATGGTATTAGCAAAATAAGTTTGCATTTTGGTACAGGTAGTATAACTATGCAATgtgatatgtaaaatataaaaaaacatacacaattACAGCAGATTCTTTTCttgtgaaataaacaaaataaaaaatatttgtaatgcaattttaatattttagggtGATAGTGGTGGTCCATTAATTAGAGAACGACAGGataaaagatttgaaataatAGGTAAGTAaagattaaacttaataaattttaaataaaccctcatatatatgtatatgtgtgaaatatgtgtatgtaactgtgtgaatttgtgtgtgtgtgtgtgttcgcgcgcgcgcgcatgctcaggtgtatatatatatatatatataaaacacaactaataattgtatatatatatatatatatatatacataaataacaacattaatgaactatatataataataataattgtaaaatatacagtacattttatacatataaaccagggttttttttcaaggtccgatcggtcacaaaattaaaaccacagtgaaaataaaaaaattgttatttgtaacaagtacttacatagttacgctatttctctacataatcgccactccgatttagacatttgtcttCGACAAATGTTGGCACAGACAACATtttgtctgtgccaaaatgttgtcctcctagccagcgtttcatgtgagcaaagaggtgaaaatcggatggagcaaagtccggactgtatggtgggtgatccatcacttcccaacgaaaacgctgcaggagctactttgttacagctgcagtgtgcggctgagcattgtcatggagaaagacaatgcctgatgacaacattcctctccgcttattctggattgcccttcgtagacgttgaagagtcacgcagtatgaggctgcagtgatggtcgtgacacgttccatgaattccaccaacaGAACTCCATTTGGTCCCAGAAGTGTAGcctacactttctgttggagaaggttcgcttgaacttctttggtttactgggagaatgaaaATGCaaccactgtttggattgttcttttgtttcttcagtttcgaaatggacccatgtctagtcccctgtgacaattttgttcaaaaactcttctccttcattgtggtagcgctggagaaacgtcaggaaggcgtccattctcattgttttgtgatggtcggacagcatcttgggaacccatctcgcacacagtttggggtactgaagtctctcactcacaatggtgtagaaagctgaccttgaaatttcaggacacgaatcactcaatacagaaattgtgaactgacgattttctcgaTTCGCCTCATCCAtttgctcaacgagatcatcggttaaCGCTCGCTTcattccctgaccgcctgcatcatgaacatttgtacgtcttgctttaaagttcctgcaccattgtcgcaccttgctgtcactcattgaagtttcaccgtacacattacttattcgtcgatggatttcagctgcattacacccaacagcctgaagaaatcgaattaacgcacgcacttcacacttggcgggagatgctattgttgtagacatgttttcgtgctagctgcgtgttcagaactaaacgaagtgtcGCGGCGTGATTTTAAGGCAATACTAGAGAtgctgcacaacacatatgcgcttaggttcatccgatttttgcgccgGTTTTTATATCgcgaccttgaaaaaaaataaccctcctataattttttttaatgaatactactgctatttatttaataacaatactaaCTGAGAGGCATGCTGTAGGCACGCCCACTGCAGATAGGCCCTCTGGGTAGGCAGCATCTCAGaattggattattaggtgtccaaagttttttttgaatattgaaaattgatataacgatagttaaattagaaatttaactctagaaattgatactagacccatatacaaatgccctttagtaagGCAGAATTATGATACAAATTAACAAATCTACCTAACCAGTATAATTTTGAAGGAAGATAATTTTACCTTAgtgattatttcttattttacatttttttaattttatctgtttcataagttcttacaaacttaaattttatgtaaaacactTCAGCCTTCAACAATGCTAACCAAAATGATGgccacttaatattttttatagctattttcaaaaatggttttttttcacCCTAATTAGTGAAGTTGTCTCAtttcaaaaaatagattgttttgagataaaatcatttgataaatttttatttttttagtgtttcactgAGAAGCAGTTGTTTAAGAGGTTTTGAAGGTAAGTTTTGAAACTAGCTTTGAAAGaagctaaattaaatattttggttagGATTTTGGTAAgccataaatttttgttttttaatatccttcaaaattatatgttaaaatcctatcctttcaatttcaacattttgattTGCTTCCCTTGGGATGTATTGGTATCATATCAGAAAATAATTGCTTTGAGAAAGAAGAATTTTCTAAATGCTATTGAAAGAAGCTATTTTtcttagttgaaaaattatttgaggtCCTATACTTTATTAAACTATATACATAAATCGACATAAACCACTACCTGCTTAAAACTAAAAGAATCAAAATAAcaatcatttaatatttgaagaacttttactttatcaaatatttcatacaattgAATTATCAGTTTAATTCAACTAATCAAAAATCTACTGAACAActaatgaactaataaaaaattaacaaccagCATAccctgtaaacaaaaaaatataaaactcacaATGCATACAGATTTACACCCTACCCATTGTCACAGAAAGCTGGAATATACCGCAATATGAGATCATAAGGCACtctaattttacattcaaaataatgattaggaaatataaaacaataactaaaaaaaatggttacaataAATGTACTAATACTAAACACAGaaagtatgtaaatatatttaataaacacaattgGACAACATTACAAGTgtagaaaatattatcaaatacaatatataagtgtgataataaaacaacaaaaaatttagtaagaaaaacatacattaaaGAACTTCATAATACACTATTTATCCTAACAAGCATATCATAAGATATTTAAAACCTAATGATAAAGTTTAATATTCAGTGCAATAaatgtgatatttataaaaaaattgtcttcacaagaaaaacaaacatcatttgtaaaaaaattcacacaGAATTTATGCCAAAcaagaataaatatgtaaaaataactgatgtagCCTGTGACCTCATGAAAAATTAGCAAATAGTAATTagtatagaaaaaatatgtaatttttaaaacatgataatattattaaattacagtgattagaaaaaatgtttcctttgtaaattcaaaaataaatgcaACTTAATAAATTCACAGGAAAACTATAAATTCACAGGAAAACTATAAGAGAAATACTTTGTTTAAGGTAGCAGGAAGGCATAAAGTCGCTAGCTGCAGTGTTTAATTACTAATAGTGGTTATATAATTCAATTTCGCAAAAGATTTAACAAAGTAACAcagtttctttttgaattttaaacagtttattcttACTATCttgaaacatataatttaaaaaatgaagtttattttacaaaaaatgataaagGTTCTTCCAAAAACAtgttattcattgtaaaattaaaataaatttgtaagataaGAATATCTCATTGTATTTTACCACTTAAGTGAGctcattaatttaatatgtttgtgGGGGAGGGAGTGGAAGGAGTTTTATGTACATAAGTATATTAAACTTCATTTACTTCTTATTTACAAATAAGTACTACatgagatgatttttttaaaaataaactaattaaaattttactgattagATAAGATTTATTCACATcgttgtaagaaaaaataatatgtcaaatacttcttttaagaaaaactgaagGCACAGCAAAGGCTCTTTTTGATGTGAAGACAGTTTTAGTTAAGTACAGTGTTTAATATCTCTAAATTTTATGACGCAAGTAAAAATCTCTATATCTCTGAACtttggataaaattattaattctgtttattatttttaaatgccatCAAAATTTGGCACCATTAATCGACAGTAATACTGTGCAAAGACAgggcattaatataaataaagtttacttaCACAGTTACATCATACTCACATCTCAAACcttaagtatttttcaaaatgttttcatattgttttctttttctttgttaaaaccCTTGAAGCAAGATGTTCACTAcattgatttgttttaatttgaaaataataactgaataaaatttgtcATGACTATTTTGTAAACAGAAGAAATACAGAAAATTCTTATAATATGTgtcattatagaaattatttaataattgcatttttataattaaaagattaatatgataaatatttagatatttacaaCATAATCATTAGATCTTttaggaaattaatatttaaatgaactatAATGATTTTGAGAATTaagtattaatgtttataaattttgcagGAATTGTGTCATGGGGCAATGGATGTGCTCGACCAGGATACCCAGGTGTATATACACGggttacaaaatatatacattggATTAAAGACAATTCAAAAGAAGGTTGCTATTGTGATGATtgaatttacactttaaataagtaaccattttttaacagaaatgtaCAAATTGTATTTcagagtaatttaattatttattttataagtaattaaataaaataagtaattacatatcaaattaaattatcatattcattTAACTACCACAattcaaaatattcataaatcataaataaagggATATCtactatcaaaaaatatatacacaaacataaatatatctaaaaaaaatcactgaagaaaaaagtttggaaaattttgacatataacAAATCTACATTAAGATAGTCAAACCTCTCTTCAGAGGATTTAGGAGAATAATGAAAGCAATGAAAATGgctattaaaaatgattgaataacGTCCATTGATGAGTTTTCCTGCAAATCTGATATTAtgctgatttttgttttaatcagcaACTATCATCGCTAAATAGACTGATTTGGCAGCACATGCCCAACTTTTCTTAGTCAGAAGATAAAGTATGGCTTTATGAAAGTAAGTGGTCaattcattttttgcaaaaatttaaaagataagtatCATTACAGttctatttcttgttttattttattttaattcatggaagaaattaaaagaaaattttgtataaaacctGTTTATCCAAGCAGACGGATTGAAGGAGCAGTTATGCCAGATTTACCATCCTCACCTCTATTTGTTTAGTATAATgggaacaaatttaaaataacaacctAAAGTAACGTATTTAACTTAAAACTTCAAGTCAAAGATTGTGCTGAAATCTTACAATAGACCATATCTACCATAGAATATCGTACCATAAAATTTTACCATATCTTTGtgttttgaaattcaaaaaaatatctggaaagcaatgaaaaaatgttttgccTTAAATTTAACAATCCAAATGAAATTTCTCAGAAGTACAAATAATTGCAGTCTTTTAAACTTGAGCTGGAGTTATACTACTAACTTTTGCTGGGCAAGCCCTTTCTACCTCTCCATTTCTGCTGaaagataaattgattaataatttagaattttacaaaatttggttaTTATCGttcttttttcctaataaaagTCCTAATCCAGTTCAAAAGCCTTTTGGTTATGTCAACATCAGTAGCCCATAAGACAGTAGACTAATTTTCATGAactgattttgtaaaaatcaccTATTATTAAATTACCTACTAACTGCAAAATTTTTCTGACCTAACTAACAGTTTAATAGAGCCTAAGTAATACTTTTCATTATAACAGTTTAGTAAAATATTGCACAAAATAActggatacattttttttagtatataaaattattagctcaattcatttttaaatatactataagCAGGAcccaataatgttttaataaatttcaaatacaaaaaaatattacacaaaaaattcttgaacagaaaaaaaattatgagttaatGAAATCTGGGTGCATCACTATTAAATTCTGCTTGGCATCTAAGTTACATTAAGGAAATATCTTTATATTAACCAGTCTAATAGCAATATTTGTAAAGAGTTTCACggaatacattaaatattattcagggTAAATAAACCAGACTAGTCCAGGATATATAGTATCATGTCATGCtttgttattaatatgtttaacagACCATGAATGCACTACTGAATCTGTCTGCAGTCCAATGAAGCAATCATGTGTATTTGCATTCTTGCAGCTCATTAACTATTTAATATCACCACAAAGAGattttaatcaaagttttaatttatttatatggtttatataaaacattattgttaaaatttattatttttatttaatacaaaatactaattacaatgattaaatgataaatttatatgtgACTTAATTAAGCGATCTGAATGATTATTTTACTCTAACATGCCATTAATACACCACTGTTGGTTTTCTCCTACTGTCTTAAGAGAATGAGTATAATGCACAACAGAAACCAGCACAACATAAAGCGCCTGATTTTCTGTATTACCTGCCTTGATTTTTCTTATTGCTATGATGTATGTAAAGCACCTGTGGTGCAAAAGATACAGCactcagagttgctttctctgacagtaatggagttcacaaaaaaaaacatttcttctagTAAACACACAGAAGGCACTTTTTATAGAGCTAAATATCAGCAGTGTTTTATTGGTCATCCAAGTAAGAAGTATATCTTCAGTTCATTGAAGGCaataagaaaatacttttctCCTTACTTTCCATGTAAGCTAGGCATAGAAACTCCCTTTCATGAATTAGATATCCCACTTTTTGTAGTGACTTGGGACTTATGACTCATGTAAGGTTACCAAGAAACTTATGGAtatgacatttaataaaatgtaatatactaaattagaaatattaatgcTTTAagtaaacccaaaaaaaaaataatctattctttaaattacagcttattaaatacttttgtgttgaaatatatatttttgttgataaaaaaaaatttcctatctTTTTTACCCTTACATGTTTGACAACTGTTAGGTAAATATGATCACATGCACCCACACCATGCACTCATAAGTGCATGtacttatacacacacacaaaggaACTTATACCAGACAAACCATTTTTACCAgcaacaaattttattagaataaatgctttcaaacattaaaaccaataaaaaaaatgaaataataataatataatattaaaaagagttcatattgtattttatttataattacattagttAACAATACTTCAAATGGATTATGTACATTTTCTCcacaaattcataataaataaataaataaataaaaattaatatatatatatatatatatatttttttattaatgtatcagatattttttgtaaatatgtgacatatttacataaaaatgtttcacatatttaaaaacatatctaataatatcagtttttcaattttcactttaattttacaaattatgctGTATGAATTTTTTATCCCATAATATCAGTCCAAAACTGATCGAACATCTGAGTTATACTAATTTCAGAAAGTAAACTAcggaaagtaatgaaaatttctagaaaacaattaattgtattatttttatccacTTGAAATTTCAATTCGTTTCCTTGTTTGAGgaatttcaggaaaagattttgcaCATTCTTCATCATTAATTCTTGAATCATTGTTTTCaatctcttttttaatatcttcatattttGGATGAGTATTATCACCTaatttcaaaatcttatttttcacCATATCCATGTTAGCTTCTTTAAGATCATATGCAAATCCCCATTTACCTAAGTAGTATATTATtgttgaagtaaaattaaaatgttttccaaaTTCTCCTGCTTTATAATCCCATGGAAATGTATGATGATAATTATGCCAGCCTTCTCCAGAGCTAATGAAAGCAACAAAATTTGATTCCATAGGGTAGATATCTCTGAAAAGCAAAATAATACATGAGAACAAGGGATGATTAATGAATCTATATTCAAAActatatgatatataaatattaaatggattCTTGACAAAATAAAAGTGTAGTCTAAAACAAAAACTTTGCTCAAAGAAGAGTAGAGGTGTAGAGACAAGTATCACAAAAACCCCAAATTTCCCTTCTCACTTTGTGTTTAACACTTTTTATTTAGAACTTACAACACCTCATTTCAAAACtctttccagttttatttaacaaaattatctttcattCAAACAGTTCTTACTTTTAATgcttaaaatcaacttttataaatttataactgttgCGTAATTACCAACATAGCTGTACATAGATTTTCTGTAGCTGCTTAGGGTAATATTTGTGAGGTCAAACTGGTCAGCTGTTACTAGACAAAGTAATTGAATttagtaacaaattaattaataatagcatTTCATGACTGTAAATTATCACATAtaatacattcatacaatcatttattaatacttaaaatttataaaccatataatttttatttttgttatcatatctttttcagttttaagttatatttcttccTACATTAATGATGATACTATCACTATTCACTACCTATTATTTCAGGCTATAACTCCaccatgtttattttatattagttattcttcttttttttcataaacagcaatttttttacattttttaagaaattcctttttccataaataatgttattttcttaaaaactgacAAAATTTCTCACCTCaccttaactttaattaattttttatttagctgtGTTGGAATAAAAATTGGAAGATAAGAAGGGAATATTAATTTAGTAAGCTCATGGAGGGCAATGTCTCaagaaatatctgttttatttacatCCAGCTGCTCATTGAAGGGCAGTTGCCAACATACTTAGAACGACTTGGATAGAAAGATGGTGGAGAGGGGATGCAGTCCAAcatctataagaaaaaaattatgtgagaCCTACTGATCTGGCACTGGAATGTCCCAAGGGCAACTGCCACATTTGGGGCAAGGGTTCACCACATCATTACTGGTCAGTGTCTCTGCTGATTCCACTTAAGGGATTCCTTGGCCTGTGGGGGCTGCAGCAAGGATGAATCTCTAGACTACATTCTGCTCATGTGCTCTGTAGCAAACAGTACATGAGAAACTCTCAGAGGTCACAATACAGAAGAGGGGATCTTATCAACcctactgaaaaataaacaattatgggCACTTGCTGCTGTGTCATCTGAACAATATGAAgactattgcaaaaaaaattttatattcatgccACAggtaaaaaatcagttaaactgAACAACTGAGAAAAGGCACTGCTCAAAGTGttaaatatggaagaaaatccaGTATTTTCAAAAGTGCCTGGTGCAAAACAGTTGGCCTAGATAGCGGTAAacaaacctaccgggttggtctagtgatgaacccgtctttggaaatcagctgattttgaagtcaagagttccaacattcaagtcctattaaaggcagttacttttatatggatttaaatactagatcatggataccggtgttctttggtagttgggtttcaaataaccacgcatctcagaaatggtcaacctgagactgtgcaagactacacttcacttacactcatacatatcatcctcattcatcctctgaaataatacctgagggtgattcctgaaggctaaacaagaaagaaaaaaaggcgATCCTTAATCTAATCAAGTAATAAAATAGATACTATcgtcatttaaattattatgtatcttatcatatttactaataattgcTTTACAAGAAGTACTGCCGCTCTTTATTCATTAACCTTCTAATCACTGTATGCAACATGTAACGATGAACTAAttctaccaatttttttcttatttaagcaaaataaattctttatgaaaCAGCCTACTAAAaaaagttgctaaatgaatttaGCCAGTTACAACAACCACAGcctctttcattaaaaatgtatattatctacttaatagaaaattaggcttttagaattataattttattaaaaatattttttgaaagattcatatcataaaaactttaaatagctaactcctttaaattttatttaaggaaggAATATTTCTTTGATTAGCTGACgatttataacacttttttttaatatatttttattttatctttttttaatatattttttattttattcaacctaagaattacaaaaatggtaaaaaaggaatgtaattttaaataaacagcagTTTAATTATGGGTGAATCTGTACTAAAATATGTGATGCCATATATTCAAACTTATCttgatgaaatgtaaataatttattcgtaTGTAGTAGttattgttgaaatttataaagcaaagcaaaacaaaataagaataaaatactgtttatcaTACTTACTTGTTATAAGGTTTAGTTCCATATAAGTGAGCTACACTATTTACACACCATGTTCCATTCAAGACAAGAAATGTCCGTGCaaggtaacaaacaaaaaatgaattccaTAATGTTTCATTCCAAAGATAATATGGAATCATGACTGGAATTGTAATTGCAAATATAACATACAAACTTTTGTAATACCTgcaaaaaacatgtaaatatgttttttttaattttgcaattttatattaaacctaAAAGTGTAACTCTTATAATATAGTAACTAAAAACTTTACTTCAAACGCTGTACATCAATTAAACAATACAAACATCCTTCatgaatgcaatttttaaatggttatttttaataataaaagaaaagttatttatatacagcacaattttttttttagaaaaataatttttataatatatttgctaatgtagtaataataaataaaagaaatagttcTATGTCTAAA belongs to Lycorma delicatula isolate Av1 chromosome 1, ASM4794821v1, whole genome shotgun sequence and includes:
- the LOC142317460 gene encoding acyl-CoA Delta-9 desaturase-like; translated protein: MYTDKVYEDVISSKDNTAQMIKKQPYKKKIVWFNAIGFLILHIGTLYGTYLLFFSCKTVTMIYTFITGWLSGEGVTIGAHRMYTHKTFKGTLATRIILNIFFTMAGQNCMWVWARDHRQHHKYSDTSADPHDASQGFFFSHIGWLIYKKHPDVIAKGKGIDMSDLESDPIVMFQKKYYKSLYVIFAITIPVMIPYYLWNETLWNSFFVCYLARTFLVLNGTWCVNSVAHLYGTKPYNKDIYPMESNFVAFISSGEGWHNYHHTFPWDYKAGEFGKHFNFTSTIIYYLGKWGFAYDLKEANMDMVKNKILKLGDNTHPKYEDIKKEIENNDSRINDEECAKSFPEIPQTRKRIEISSG